The following coding sequences lie in one Cercospora beticola chromosome 9, complete sequence genomic window:
- a CDS encoding uncharacterized protein (MEROPS:MER0026479), whose product MRLAQLLSALVAASPSVASILPAPEDKLLLAPDLVDFHKALVEIESISGNEKAVGDWLYESLVNQGYHAERQYVSKDPERFNVFAWPGHNRDPPVVLSSHIDTVPPFLPYKSTKHKHNTTIFGRGSVDAKGSVATQIIAVNELLAASKISRDDVGILYVVGEEVGGEGMKHANQLSLTPSTIIFGEPTELKLVSGHKGILSVHLTTKGKSGHSGYPWLGRSANEVLVSALAAIMQLGDKLPKSDKYGTTTFNLGRIEGGVAANVIAQNASANIAVRIAEGTPELIKKEITVAVHDAVASFLEDDKDLKFSDIIDIDFTGEGYGPIDIDHDVPGFDVITVNYGTDIPWLKKTVKDQKRYLYGPGSILVAHSANEELTVKDLEDAVEGYQKIVLFALGKGEKSEQDEGKQDL is encoded by the exons ATGAGACTCGCCCAATTGCTTTCGGCGCTGGTCGCTGCATCGCCATCCGTGGCTTCAATTTTGCCCGCACCTGAAGACAAGCTACTTCTTGCACCAGATCTCGTCGATTTCCACAAAGCATTGGTCGAGATCGAATCCATTTCGGGCAACGAGAAGGCCGTCGGCGATTGGCTCTACGAGAGCCTCGTGAACCAAGGCTATCATGCAGAGCGGCAATACGTTTCCAAGGACCCGGAGAGATTCAATGTATTCGCTTGGCCAGGCCACAACAGAGACCCGCCTGTTGTATTGAGTAGCCACATTGACACG GTGCCTCCCTTCCTTCCATACAAATCTaccaagcacaagcacaacACGACAATCTTCGGCCGTGGCTCAGTAGACGCCAAAGGAAGCGTCGCGACCCAGATCATCGCCGTGAACGAGCTCCTCGCCGCCTCCAAAATCTCCCGCGATGATGTGGGAATCCTCTACGTCgttggcgaagaagtcggcGGCGAAGGCATGAAGCACGCAAACCAACTCTCCCTCACGCCCAGTACTATCATCTTCGGCGAACCCACTGAACTCAAGCTCGTATCTGGCCACAAAGGCATTCTCTCTGTGCACCTCACCACGAAAGGAAAATCCGGCCATAGTGGATACCCCTGGCTCGGCCGTTCCGCGAACGAGGTCCTTGTAAGCGCTCTTGCAGCTATTATGCAATTGGGAGACAAGCTTCCCAAAAGCGACAAATATGGCACGACGACGTTCAATCTCGGCCGTATCGAAGGCGGTGTAGCTGCGAATGTCATCGCGCAAAACGCGTCTGCGAACATCGCAGTCCGAATCGCAGAAGGAACTCCCGAACTCATAAAAAAGGAAATCACCGTCGCCGTTCACGATGCTGTGGCATCTTTCCTCGAAGATGACAAAGATCTTAAATTCTCCGACATCATCGATATTGATTTCACAGGAGAAGGTTATGGACCAATTGATATCGATCATGATGTTCCAGGATTCGATGTCATTACCGTGAATTATGGCACTGACATTCCGTGGCTGAAGAAGACGGTCAAAGACCAGAAACGGTACTTGTATGGACCCGGATCGATTTTGGTGGCGCACAGCGCGAATGAGGAGTTGACCGTAAAGGACTTGGAGGATGCTGTGGAAGGGTATCAGAAGATTGTACTTTTCGCATTGGGGAAGGGCGAGAAGAGTGAGCAAGATGAGGGAAAGCAGGACTTGTAG
- the CYP51B gene encoding Sterol 14-alpha demethylase, producing the protein MGLLQDVAVAFDNHFGQTATWKLVLLASTTFFLLSVVVNVLRQVLFRQPKNEPPLVFHFVPIIGSTISYGIDPYKFFFSCREKYGDVFTFILLGKKTTVCLGTKGNDFILNGKLRDVNAEEIYSPLTTPVFGKDVVYDCPNSKLMEQKKFVKFGLTSAALQSYVTLITEETRQFFSKNNPHKRFASTSGTLDLPPAFAELTIYTASRSLQGKEVRSKFDSTFAELYHYLDMGFTPINFMLPWAPLPQNRRRDYAQKKMTETYMSIIKQRREAGDKTSENGEEDMIKNLMSCTYKDGTPIPDREVAHMMIALLMAGQHSSSSTSSWIFLRLATRRDIQDELVQEQKDVLGVNEDGSIKELTYENLSKLTLLSQVVKETLRIHAPIHSILRKVKSPMPVEGTPYVIPTTHSLLAAPGATSRMDEHFPEPLLWEPHRWDESPDEKYAHLVPSMVKEAVAEEKEDYGYGLVSKGAASPYLPFGAGRHRCIGEQFAYVQLQTITATVLRDFKFYNPDGSKKVVDTDYSSLFSRPLSPAVVKWERREKK; encoded by the coding sequence atggGGCTCCTCCAGGACGTCGCCGTCGCCTTCGACAACCACTTTGGCCAAACAGCGACATGGAAACTCGTGCTGCtggcctccaccaccttcttcctcctgTCCGTCGTCGTCAACGTCCTTCGACAGGTCCTCTTCCGCCAGCCCAAGAATGAACCGCCGCTCGTCTTCCACTTCGTACCCATCATCGGCAGCACCATCTCCTACGGCATCGACCCGTACaagttcttcttctcctgccgCGAAAAATATGGCGACGTCTTCACCTTCATTCTGCTCGGCAAGAAGACGACCGTATGCCTGGGCACCAAGGGCAACGACTTCATCCTGAACGGCAAACTGCGCGATGTCAATGCCGAGGAGATCTACAGCCCTCTCACCACGCCCGTGTTTGGCAAGGACGTCGTCTACGACTGCCCCAACTCCAAATTgatggagcagaagaagttTGTCAAGTTCGGCTTGACCAGCGCTGCTCTGCAGTCCTATGTCACATTGATCACCGAAGAAACGCGCCAATTCTTCTCTAAGAACAACCCACATAAGCGATTCGCTTCGACCAGCGGCACTCTCGACCTCCCGCCTGCTTTCGCCGAGCTCACCATTTACACTGCTAGCCGATCGCTGCAAGGCAAGGAAGTCCGCAGCAAATTCGACTCGACATTCGCCGAACTGTATCACTACCTCGATATGGGTTTCACCCCGATCAACTTTATGTTGCCTTGGGCGCCGCTACCACAAAACAGGAGACGCGATTATGCTCAGAAAAAGATGACCGAAACATACATGTCCATCATCAAGCAGCGACGCGAGGCTGGCGACAAGACTTCAGAGAACGGAGAGGAGGATATGATCAAAAATTTGATGTCATGCACCTACAAAGATGGCACGCCTATCCCCGATCGAGAGGTGGCACACATGATGATTGCTCTGCTCATGGCTGGACAacattcgtcttcttccacatcTTCTTGGATCTTCCTGCGCCTTGCCACGCGACGAGACATTCAAGATGAGCTTGTGCAGGAACAGAAGGATGTGCTTGGAGTGAATGAGGATGGCAGCATCAAGGAGCTCACATACGAGAACCTCTCCAAGCTCACTCTGCTCAGCCAAGTTGTCAAGGAGACTCTGCGCATCCACGCACCGATCCACTCCATTCTTCGCAAAGTCAAATCTCCCATGCCTGTAGAAGGTACACCTTATGTCATCCCGACCACGCACTCCCTTCTCGCAGCACCAGGCGCCACAAGTCGAATGGACGAGCACTTCCCCGAACCACTTCTGTGGGAGCCTCACCGATGGGACGAGTCGCCGGATGAGAAGTACGCCCACCTGGTTCCCAGCATGGTCAAGGAAGCTGTTGCAGAGGAAAAAGAAGATTACGGCTACGGTCTGGTCAGCAAAGGAGCTGCTTCGCCGTACCTACCATTTGGTGCTGGGCGTCACCGATGTATCGGCGAGCAGTTCGCGTATGTGCAACTGCAAACCATTACGGCCACTGTACTTCGGGATTTCAAGTTCTACAACCCGGATGGAAGCAAGAAGGTCGTTGATACCGATTACAGCAGTCTTTTCTCGAGACCTTTGAGCCCCGCTGTTGTGAAGTGGGAGAGGCGGGAAAAGAAGTAA